Proteins co-encoded in one Methanosarcinales archaeon Met12 genomic window:
- the purS gene encoding phosphoribosylformylglycinamidine synthase subunit PurS: MEVNVTISLKKGVADPEGANIKKALNLLGFDNVMDVKSMKTFRINIDTNDRKEAEIVCEKMCKKLLANPVIQNYTIEIR, translated from the coding sequence ATGGAAGTCAATGTTACGATAAGTCTAAAAAAAGGAGTTGCTGACCCAGAGGGGGCGAATATTAAGAAGGCCCTGAACTTGCTCGGGTTTGACAATGTGATGGACGTAAAGTCGATGAAAACTTTTAGAATAAACATAGATACGAATGACCGAAAAGAGGCTGAAATTGTGTGCGAGAAAATGTGCAAAAAGCTTCTTGCCAATCCGGTTATCCAGAACTACACGATAGAGATAAGGTGA
- the purL gene encoding phosphoribosylformylglycinamidine synthase subunit PurL yields MLHTRRPLPFELCDVNLKDANDRQLKEISVELGLALSLDEMKRIREYFTKKNRNPTDIELQSLGQAWSEHCCYKSSKSILKQFVFGIDAPQNFLLGEDAGVVEFDDEHAYVVALESHNHPSAIEPYGGAATGIGGIVRDVVCMGAQPIVLADSLFFGPLDYLHQKLPKGIKHPIYLFSGVVAGIRDYGNRIGIPTTTGMVAFDDSYLGNCLVNVGCVGIAKKKHIIRSRVKRPGDVFVLAGGRTGRDGIHGVTFASMELTETSEEESRGAVQLGDPITKEPLIHACLEANERGLLNGMKDLGGGGLSCVIGEMALAGGWGASIQLDKVPLKEGGLAPWEIWVSESQERMMLAVDPKNLEEVLKIFGDWDILATAIGAVMPKKTLRLSYQDEKIFEMDLEFLVDGPTYCKSHRIKKLERAGQEEKAFREPQDYDQVLLDLLSSPNIASKEWVIRQYDHEVRACTIIKPMQGIIGQQTHGDAAVIKPLENSYRGLALSADVNPSYTKIDPYWGSASAIDEVCRNLTAVGAIPHSFADCLNFGNPDKPERLGELYEAARGLGFVAKALGIPFVSGNVSLYNEAPTGTIAPTPTILGVGIVPDIRQCVTTDLKRGGNPIYLIGKTRREFGGSAYSKLMQDAAMGVPRVDPGVLKKCMNALLSAIHNGFVLSCHDVSEGGIAVCLAEMMIGGDIGASVNVSEIANLRSDYKLFSESNTRWVVEVKRGMADEFEKTFKDTPLFEIGETGGNDLLIADDRELIDLPIEDMRSSWQRPIYDYMG; encoded by the coding sequence ATGCTCCATACAAGGCGCCCCCTCCCTTTTGAATTATGTGATGTCAATTTAAAGGATGCAAATGATCGGCAGCTAAAAGAGATAAGCGTAGAACTGGGACTTGCGCTCAGTCTGGACGAGATGAAGCGAATACGGGAATACTTCACTAAAAAAAACAGAAATCCGACCGATATCGAACTTCAGTCGCTGGGTCAGGCGTGGTCGGAACATTGCTGCTATAAAAGCTCTAAATCAATTTTGAAGCAATTCGTCTTCGGCATAGATGCGCCACAAAATTTCCTCCTGGGAGAGGACGCGGGCGTCGTCGAGTTCGACGACGAGCATGCATATGTGGTTGCACTGGAATCGCACAATCACCCATCGGCGATAGAGCCGTATGGTGGTGCTGCGACAGGAATCGGCGGAATCGTAAGGGATGTGGTTTGCATGGGGGCGCAGCCCATTGTGTTGGCCGATTCGCTGTTCTTTGGGCCGCTGGATTATCTGCACCAAAAGCTTCCGAAGGGCATCAAACACCCCATCTATCTGTTTTCAGGGGTGGTGGCTGGCATCAGAGATTACGGAAATAGAATCGGCATCCCGACGACTACGGGGATGGTAGCTTTCGACGATAGTTATCTCGGAAATTGTCTGGTGAATGTCGGATGTGTCGGCATCGCGAAGAAAAAACACATCATCAGAAGCAGGGTCAAAAGACCGGGGGATGTGTTCGTACTGGCAGGTGGAAGGACAGGGAGAGATGGAATACATGGGGTCACGTTTGCGTCTATGGAATTGACTGAAACGTCAGAAGAGGAGTCAAGGGGAGCAGTTCAGCTTGGAGATCCTATCACGAAGGAGCCGCTGATCCATGCCTGCTTGGAGGCGAATGAGCGAGGATTGCTGAACGGGATGAAGGACCTCGGCGGCGGCGGACTGTCCTGTGTTATCGGCGAGATGGCGCTGGCGGGCGGATGGGGCGCCAGCATCCAATTGGATAAAGTTCCACTTAAAGAGGGGGGACTGGCGCCGTGGGAAATTTGGGTCTCAGAATCACAGGAGCGCATGATGCTGGCAGTCGACCCGAAAAATCTTGAGGAAGTATTGAAAATCTTCGGGGACTGGGACATTCTCGCAACTGCCATAGGAGCGGTTATGCCCAAAAAGACGTTGCGGCTTTCCTATCAAGACGAGAAAATCTTCGAGATGGACTTGGAATTTCTTGTAGATGGGCCGACCTACTGTAAATCACATAGGATTAAAAAACTGGAAAGAGCGGGACAGGAGGAGAAAGCGTTCAGGGAACCGCAAGATTACGACCAGGTCTTATTGGATTTGTTATCATCGCCAAACATCGCTAGCAAGGAGTGGGTCATTAGGCAGTATGACCATGAGGTGAGGGCATGCACAATCATAAAGCCTATGCAGGGCATCATTGGACAGCAAACTCATGGAGACGCTGCCGTCATAAAGCCGCTGGAGAATTCGTATCGAGGTTTGGCACTTAGCGCAGATGTAAACCCCTCGTACACCAAGATAGATCCATACTGGGGCTCAGCGTCTGCTATCGATGAGGTGTGTAGAAACTTGACCGCCGTCGGCGCGATACCGCACTCGTTTGCGGACTGCCTGAATTTCGGGAACCCAGATAAGCCAGAAAGGCTGGGCGAGTTGTACGAGGCGGCAAGGGGTCTTGGATTCGTAGCAAAGGCGCTCGGCATCCCATTCGTATCGGGAAATGTCAGCCTTTATAACGAGGCTCCTACCGGGACTATAGCACCAACTCCAACCATTCTCGGTGTGGGCATCGTGCCCGACATCAGACAATGTGTCACAACCGATTTAAAGAGGGGCGGAAATCCGATATATCTGATTGGAAAAACCCGTAGAGAATTCGGCGGCTCGGCGTACTCCAAACTCATGCAGGACGCTGCGATGGGCGTTCCGAGGGTTGACCCGGGTGTTTTGAAAAAATGCATGAATGCGCTTCTGTCTGCGATTCACAATGGTTTTGTATTATCCTGTCATGATGTCTCTGAAGGCGGAATTGCAGTATGCCTGGCCGAGATGATGATAGGCGGAGACATCGGAGCAAGCGTCAACGTCAGCGAAATTGCAAATTTGAGAAGCGATTATAAATTGTTCTCCGAATCGAATACGCGGTGGGTCGTTGAGGTGAAACGCGGCATGGCAGACGAGTTTGAAAAAACATTCAAGGACACTCCACTTTTCGAAATTGGGGAGACAGGAGGGAACGATTTATTAATAGCAGATGACAGGGAGTTAATCGACCTGCCGATAGAAGATATGCGAAGCTCCTGGCAAAGGCCGATTTACGATTATATGGGATAA
- the purQ gene encoding phosphoribosylformylglycinamidine synthase subunit PurQ codes for MKVEDINICILRIEGTNNEQETCLAFKRLGAKPELVHLKQLTGEVAEARRRNLFDYQCLMIPGGFSSGDYVRAGAILAARMKSTMKDDLTEFAGAGYPIGGICNGFQVLVELGLLPAFDETMTDCPEACLTTNDSAKFECRPTLLRHENNGNCVFTGRIPEKEILLMPSAHAEGKIVFSPQEQERYLQRLIDNDQVVFRYVSPEGDYAGYPWNPNGSLYNIAGICNPEGNVFGMMPHPERVFFGHQHPDWTRIDKENGDGRVIFESVLGYIREKF; via the coding sequence ATGAAAGTAGAAGACATTAATATCTGCATTCTGCGGATAGAGGGTACGAACAACGAGCAGGAGACATGTCTTGCGTTCAAGCGCCTGGGTGCAAAGCCCGAATTAGTTCATCTGAAGCAATTGACTGGCGAGGTTGCTGAAGCGAGGCGCAGGAACCTGTTCGATTATCAGTGCCTGATGATTCCGGGCGGCTTTTCCTCGGGCGATTACGTTAGGGCAGGAGCCATCCTGGCCGCCAGGATGAAAAGTACCATGAAGGATGATTTGACCGAATTCGCTGGGGCGGGTTACCCAATCGGCGGCATATGCAACGGATTTCAGGTGCTGGTTGAACTCGGGCTTCTGCCTGCATTTGATGAAACCATGACCGATTGCCCGGAGGCATGTCTGACGACCAACGACTCGGCGAAATTCGAGTGCAGGCCGACCCTGTTGAGACATGAAAATAATGGGAATTGTGTTTTTACTGGAAGGATACCAGAAAAGGAAATCCTGTTGATGCCGTCTGCACATGCCGAGGGGAAAATCGTCTTTTCGCCGCAGGAGCAGGAGCGGTATCTGCAACGCCTAATTGACAACGACCAGGTCGTCTTTCGATATGTAAGCCCAGAAGGGGACTATGCCGGGTATCCCTGGAATCCCAATGGTTCCCTGTACAACATCGCAGGGATATGCAATCCAGAAGGAAACGTCTTTGGAATGATGCCGCATCCAGAGAGGGTGTTTTTTGGCCATCAACATCCTGACTGGACGAGAATCGACAAAGAAAATGGGGACGGCAGGGTGATATTCGAGTCTGTCTTGGGATATATCAGGGAAAAATTTTAG
- a CDS encoding ABC transporter permease, which yields MRRLHATKLAYKNVKERKTRSFLTLLSIAIGIATIVSLIIISQSMESAVGERLHGTVDVIRVFPGHIIPGRDFVPYGSFTEEDVRIIKEIDGVADVSSWMIEIAQAGYEGRLAPVELMGGDPADIRRFLGGVIELEEGRLIKEGADREVILSTSTLEHINRWLEAEIKVDDILIINGVEFTIVGVMAYDIAGIEVSHRVLLSKEAAKEITQSDDVMLMLVRIDDLGRVDELKEQIKETLDERHGVSGLTTAISAEGVLGQVGMVFLIIQAVVVSIAFIALIVGCIGVVNVMLMSVIERTREIGIMKAIGATSEDILSLFLVEAATISLMGGILGVLAGVAISAVVSTFISGFIIADMPLIIAPGVLIGGLIIALVTGIIGGLYPARRAAKMRPIEALRHE from the coding sequence ATGAGGAGACTGCATGCAACAAAGCTTGCGTACAAAAATGTAAAAGAACGTAAAACGCGCTCCTTTTTGACTCTTTTGAGCATAGCGATAGGCATTGCGACAATAGTCTCTTTGATAATCATTAGCCAGAGCATGGAGAGCGCTGTAGGCGAAAGGCTTCATGGAACGGTAGATGTTATCCGGGTGTTCCCCGGTCATATAATCCCTGGCAGAGACTTTGTCCCTTATGGCTCTTTTACGGAAGAAGATGTAAGGATAATAAAAGAAATTGATGGTGTTGCAGATGTCTCCAGCTGGATGATTGAAATTGCCCAAGCAGGATATGAAGGGCGACTTGCTCCGGTCGAATTGATGGGAGGTGACCCGGCCGATATCAGGAGATTTCTGGGAGGAGTTATCGAACTTGAAGAAGGAAGGTTGATCAAAGAAGGTGCAGACAGAGAGGTGATACTCAGTACCTCAACCCTTGAGCATATAAACAGGTGGCTTGAAGCAGAGATAAAAGTCGATGATATCTTGATAATCAATGGCGTAGAGTTCACCATAGTTGGGGTTATGGCTTATGACATTGCAGGCATAGAGGTTAGTCACCGGGTCTTGCTTTCCAAAGAAGCTGCAAAAGAGATCACACAGTCTGACGATGTGATGCTTATGCTGGTACGAATTGATGATTTAGGCCGGGTTGATGAACTTAAGGAACAGATTAAAGAAACGCTGGATGAAAGACATGGCGTAAGCGGATTAACCACCGCAATTTCCGCAGAAGGAGTGCTGGGTCAGGTGGGGATGGTTTTTCTCATCATACAAGCTGTTGTTGTCAGTATTGCCTTTATTGCACTTATTGTGGGATGTATAGGAGTTGTAAACGTTATGTTGATGTCAGTTATCGAAAGAACACGAGAGATAGGAATTATGAAGGCGATAGGAGCAACAAGTGAAGATATTCTTTCTCTGTTTCTGGTGGAAGCGGCCACTATTAGTTTGATGGGGGGAATATTGGGCGTTTTAGCAGGGGTAGCTATTAGCGCTGTTGTAAGTACATTTATTTCTGGATTCATTATTGCTGACATGCCGCTTATCATCGCCCCTGGGGTTTTAATCGGAGGATTAATAATTGCTCTCGTAACCGGAATTATCGGTGGGCTGTATCCTGCCAGGAGAGCGGCCAAAATGAGACCTATTGAGGCGTTAAGGCATGAGTAA
- a CDS encoding ABC transporter ATP-binding protein → MEYVKVLRSFKYFGNTNYLIGFLDDLIRCGEGIFGTTPLKYGGELEVIQTKNLSKIYGSGNTAVRALDGIDLTVEQGDFIAIRGPSGCGKSTLLNIIGCLESPTSGEILIDGIDVSQLNDNELAKIRRDKIGFVFQSYNLIPTLNALENVKLPMIFAGGDDSKLSERAKMLLELVGMKERMEHKPSELSGGEQQRVAIARALSNDPALIIGDEPTGNLDSKTGNVVMNLLNRLNKEGQTLIIVTHNPAVANMAHGVMQMKDGQFIDEEPRMEGEI, encoded by the coding sequence TTGGAATATGTCAAAGTACTAAGAAGTTTTAAATATTTTGGCAATACTAATTATTTGATCGGGTTTTTAGATGACCTGATAAGGTGTGGCGAAGGTATTTTCGGAACGACTCCTCTAAAATATGGTGGTGAGCTGGAAGTGATTCAGACAAAAAACCTATCAAAGATATATGGCAGTGGCAATACAGCGGTAAGAGCTTTAGATGGTATCGATTTGACTGTAGAGCAGGGGGATTTTATCGCGATACGGGGGCCGTCTGGATGCGGAAAATCTACACTTTTGAATATAATTGGCTGCTTGGAGAGCCCGACAAGCGGGGAAATTTTAATTGACGGTATAGATGTATCACAACTGAATGACAATGAACTTGCCAAAATCAGAAGAGATAAGATAGGATTTGTGTTTCAAAGCTATAACTTAATTCCGACTCTGAATGCTCTTGAGAATGTGAAACTCCCGATGATATTTGCCGGAGGAGATGACAGCAAGCTATCTGAGAGGGCAAAGATGTTGCTTGAACTTGTGGGGATGAAAGAGAGAATGGAACACAAGCCATCAGAGCTGAGCGGGGGTGAACAGCAGAGGGTTGCAATTGCAAGGGCGCTAAGCAATGATCCGGCGCTCATTATTGGTGATGAACCAACAGGTAACCTTGACAGCAAGACCGGTAATGTCGTGATGAACCTACTGAACAGATTAAATAAAGAAGGTCAAACGCTTATAATCGTTACTCATAACCCGGCAGTTGCAAATATGGCACATGGGGTCATGCAAATGAAGGATGGACAATTTATAGATGAAGAGCCGAGAATGGAGGGAGAGATATGA
- a CDS encoding methyltransferase domain-containing protein — translation MIVRKLLLELVYLLERLVAHQKLIGMFYLKAYRVIVHKEIEMAEIGAQTRALHIGGGVPFTAIIIARSTGAEVVVLDNNPKVVDIARRCVGSYGLGDKIKVILADGMNFPASDFDAIIISLHVTPKEAVLSNVFATCQSGAKIIYRSAKKSFEAVYRDRELIGRYEPYIKSTVHHCGFAIEASHLIVKDEER, via the coding sequence ATGATAGTGCGAAAGCTACTGCTTGAGTTGGTCTATCTTTTAGAAAGACTTGTCGCTCATCAAAAACTGATAGGTATGTTTTACCTGAAGGCATATCGTGTCATTGTGCACAAGGAGATTGAGATGGCAGAAATTGGAGCGCAAACAAGAGCCCTCCATATCGGCGGTGGTGTCCCATTCACAGCGATCATCATAGCGCGTTCGACTGGAGCTGAAGTCGTGGTACTTGACAACAATCCCAAGGTGGTAGATATAGCACGCAGATGTGTTGGAAGTTATGGGCTCGGTGATAAAATCAAGGTCATTCTTGCCGATGGAATGAACTTTCCTGCATCAGATTTTGATGCCATAATCATATCTCTTCATGTGACTCCCAAAGAAGCAGTACTATCAAACGTGTTTGCTACTTGTCAGTCGGGGGCAAAAATCATCTATAGGAGCGCAAAGAAGTCATTTGAAGCAGTTTACAGGGACAGGGAACTCATTGGTAGATATGAACCATACATCAAATCTACAGTCCACCACTGTGGGTTTGCCATCGAAGCATCCCATCTGATCGTAAAAGATGAGGAGAGATGA
- the ccsA gene encoding cytochrome c biogenesis protein CcsA has protein sequence MLVESIPIMMMTAVIIASGASIAYLFKKDPYWDKLTIFAMLAGFILITIFFVIRGHMIWVLDIPDTPLLMTVMGRGGSLALWVWGTYLCYFWVRQKYREDDLPLLKYTPATVNLTSLVIIYFLVFYYDPYGLRTLCPCCLAYTWLLISHPLTLFASRSLMVIAFAGYIGYLITEDRRWDEFTYPFLMASYVLLTAGIITGGIWIYVISVTHWGALHPIYWGWDPIETAPLVPWIVWTAYIHTRRLMKKNENMEIVTIMLGIIGCILLAFSYFILEILVMPWTR, from the coding sequence ATGTTAGTTGAAAGTATCCCAATAATGATGATGACCGCAGTTATCATAGCTAGCGGAGCAAGCATAGCTTACCTATTTAAAAAGGACCCTTATTGGGATAAGCTAACCATTTTTGCTATGCTAGCAGGTTTTATTCTTATCACTATATTTTTTGTTATTCGTGGTCACATGATTTGGGTACTAGACATTCCTGATACACCATTACTCATGACGGTAATGGGTAGAGGCGGTAGCCTAGCACTCTGGGTTTGGGGAACATATCTCTGCTATTTCTGGGTTAGACAAAAATATAGGGAAGACGATCTACCACTTCTTAAATATACTCCAGCAACAGTCAACTTAACATCGCTCGTCATCATATATTTCCTTGTATTTTACTATGATCCGTATGGACTCCGTACGCTATGCCCTTGCTGTCTTGCATATACATGGTTACTAATTTCACATCCTCTCACACTATTCGCGAGCAGGAGCTTAATGGTGATAGCATTTGCCGGATACATAGGATACCTCATAACAGAGGATCGGCGGTGGGATGAGTTTACATACCCTTTTTTAATGGCTAGCTACGTGCTCCTAACTGCGGGCATAATAACCGGTGGTATCTGGATCTACGTGATATCTGTGACACATTGGGGCGCATTGCATCCAATATACTGGGGATGGGACCCTATAGAAACCGCTCCACTGGTTCCTTGGATAGTATGGACGGCATATATTCACACAAGGCGATTGATGAAAAAAAATGAAAATATGGAAATAGTCACCATAATGCTTGGCATAATAGGATGCATATTATTGGCATTTTCATATTTCATATTGGAAATACTGGTTATGCCGTGGACGAGGTAG
- a CDS encoding cytochrome c maturation protein CcmE translates to MKKRDKAVIGVLLIVGLLIVMLWGVGTGGYLSISEVTSDPQYIGRDVRLIGTVKEGTIQVNLSETSFVLTDGSADINVIYIGEAQVDITDGEGVVVIGTLVTNEKIEARKIIMRCPTMYVGAQPS, encoded by the coding sequence TTGAAAAAAAGAGATAAGGCAGTCATTGGAGTACTCTTGATTGTTGGATTGTTGATTGTGATGCTATGGGGCGTTGGTACGGGAGGATATCTATCGATCTCCGAGGTCACATCCGACCCACAATACATCGGAAGAGATGTAAGGCTCATAGGTACCGTAAAGGAGGGTACAATCCAAGTAAATCTGAGCGAGACCTCATTTGTGCTTACAGATGGGAGTGCAGACATAAACGTCATATACATCGGCGAAGCACAGGTTGACATCACCGACGGAGAGGGTGTCGTAGTCATAGGAACGCTGGTCACGAACGAAAAAATAGAGGCTCGTAAAATAATAATGAGATGCCCCACGATGTATGTTGGTGCGCAGCCATCTTGA
- a CDS encoding DUF5667 domain-containing protein has product MKMRKIQSMMVAAMLLLATAMPSFAQERPAVRIPVEVAGTTPDSLLYGLDVALDRISLLIASLEGAQAHARKGLEIADERLAESEVMAEQGNFEAMASAEHEHDQMLAVVKERIKDIEHANATREIEMRIELERDVTRHRGNIEGFSNRLELRIEIEGGVTPEQIALITSILNSLRVRTGEVEIEIEIRKGETRIEIIQQTGMSEEEVDTEIRGIERRMGLVEAEMGRQLNAALTAVNREFSLPPTGFTVVSKDIDIEDDTLSITKTLTTNETVTLSKLKDALLLRRAVNWEGDVSLTEDSLDFTMEKDMDIVDVRGVSYTPSVTITVSVTVFAAYTEMHYTIGITLEELEDEVEDEELEDEVEDEELEDEEQ; this is encoded by the coding sequence ATGAAAATGAGAAAAATCCAGAGTATGATGGTGGCTGCAATGCTTCTCTTAGCTACAGCTATGCCATCATTTGCTCAAGAAAGACCAGCTGTAAGGATACCAGTAGAGGTAGCAGGCACAACTCCGGACAGTCTACTCTATGGACTGGACGTGGCTCTTGACAGAATCAGCTTGCTAATAGCCAGCCTTGAAGGGGCACAGGCCCATGCACGAAAAGGCCTGGAGATAGCCGATGAGCGGCTTGCAGAATCAGAAGTGATGGCGGAACAAGGGAACTTTGAGGCAATGGCAAGTGCAGAGCACGAACACGACCAAATGTTAGCTGTTGTAAAGGAACGCATCAAGGATATAGAGCATGCCAATGCAACCAGGGAGATCGAGATGCGAATCGAATTAGAACGAGATGTCACAAGACACAGAGGAAATATCGAGGGATTCAGCAACAGGCTGGAACTTCGCATTGAAATCGAGGGCGGCGTCACGCCAGAGCAGATAGCCCTTATCACCTCTATACTAAACAGTCTGCGAGTCCGGACTGGTGAAGTGGAAATTGAAATAGAGATTAGGAAGGGCGAGACGAGGATCGAGATCATACAGCAGACTGGCATGAGCGAAGAAGAAGTCGATACTGAGATCAGAGGGATCGAAAGGCGAATGGGTCTTGTAGAAGCAGAGATGGGCAGACAACTAAACGCAGCACTGACGGCGGTAAACCGTGAATTCTCTTTACCACCCACAGGGTTTACGGTGGTCTCTAAAGACATTGATATTGAAGACGACACACTATCTATAACAAAAACGCTCACGACGAACGAAACCGTAACGCTGAGTAAACTGAAGGATGCGCTACTGCTGAGAAGAGCAGTGAACTGGGAAGGAGATGTCAGTCTCACCGAGGACTCCCTGGACTTCACCATGGAAAAGGATATGGACATAGTGGATGTCAGAGGAGTTTCATATACGCCGAGCGTGACAATAACGGTTAGCGTGACAGTATTTGCAGCATATACGGAGATGCATTATACCATAGGCATCACGCTCGAGGAGCTCGAGGATGAGGTCGAGGACGAGGAGCTCGAGGATGAGGTCGAGGACGAGGAGCTCGAGGATGAGGAGCAGTAA
- a CDS encoding radical SAM protein yields MKTLLIHPSCEGEIYQRFLGLVAPPIGLAYVAAALENDGYAVKIIDMPAEEKDILDVKEDIRKFKPGAVGVYCATYRVPYANQVVNAAKEVNPDIKTMMGGPHASLLGGDCLEGNPNLDAVVCGDGELTTSELIHAWESGGDLAKVRGAVFREDGRIIRNPPREPADIDSLPYPARHLLPMDRYRLFGAFKLGTMISSRGCTHGCYYCSVAAIYGRKWRARKPELIADEMKHLCDDYDVDMVMFMDDSFDLDKKRVMTLCDEIAKRGLELTWGYQSASVINDGEMLRKLRNAGCRILTYSIETSSRKSIDVMKKKIDVQQIRDVFQISGELGMVRIANIILGLPGETKKDLEESIEFAKELDPEYALFFLPTPYPGTMFYETAEKMGMIKELDWGKYDATNPIIETEQISIGEVRELNRKAYKEFYLRPNMIKNNLRIGYDFMRCGIIKPRHIPALIRHILKTNIDLARL; encoded by the coding sequence ATGAAGACGCTATTGATTCATCCCTCGTGTGAAGGAGAGATATATCAGCGCTTTCTCGGATTGGTTGCGCCGCCGATTGGATTGGCGTATGTGGCAGCAGCGCTTGAAAACGACGGATATGCTGTCAAAATCATCGATATGCCTGCCGAGGAAAAGGACATTCTCGATGTCAAGGAGGATATTAGAAAGTTCAAACCGGGCGCTGTCGGCGTTTATTGCGCAACGTATCGCGTGCCATATGCAAATCAAGTTGTGAACGCCGCTAAAGAGGTGAACCCGGATATCAAAACCATGATGGGAGGCCCCCATGCATCGTTGTTGGGGGGCGATTGTTTGGAGGGAAACCCCAACCTGGATGCAGTGGTCTGTGGTGATGGAGAGCTCACCACATCCGAATTGATTCATGCGTGGGAATCTGGCGGCGACCTTGCTAAAGTCAGGGGTGCGGTCTTTCGGGAAGACGGACGAATCATTAGAAATCCTCCGCGAGAGCCCGCAGACATCGATTCCCTCCCCTATCCCGCAAGACATCTATTGCCGATGGACCGGTATCGGCTTTTTGGCGCATTCAAGCTGGGCACCATGATATCCAGCAGGGGGTGCACTCATGGTTGCTATTACTGTAGCGTCGCCGCGATATATGGCAGGAAGTGGAGGGCACGCAAGCCAGAGCTCATCGCGGATGAAATGAAGCATTTATGTGACGACTACGATGTTGACATGGTAATGTTCATGGATGATAGCTTCGATCTGGATAAAAAACGGGTCATGACACTCTGTGATGAAATAGCAAAACGCGGGCTGGAGCTCACATGGGGGTACCAGAGCGCAAGCGTGATCAATGATGGGGAAATGTTGAGGAAATTGCGAAATGCAGGATGTCGCATTCTGACATACAGTATTGAAACGTCATCGCGCAAGTCCATCGATGTGATGAAGAAGAAGATCGACGTGCAACAGATCAGGGACGTGTTCCAGATATCAGGGGAGCTGGGCATGGTGCGAATTGCTAACATCATTCTCGGCCTGCCAGGGGAAACCAAGAAAGACCTAGAAGAGAGCATAGAATTTGCTAAGGAACTTGACCCAGAATATGCACTGTTCTTCCTACCCACACCATATCCAGGAACGATGTTCTATGAAACTGCTGAAAAAATGGGCATGATTAAGGAGCTGGACTGGGGCAAATATGATGCGACAAATCCGATTATAGAGACCGAACAAATATCCATAGGTGAGGTCAGGGAATTGAACAGAAAGGCATACAAAGAGTTCTATCTCAGGCCAAATATGATAAAAAATAATCTCAGGATAGGCTATGATTTCATGAGATGCGGGATTATAAAGCCAAGGCACATTCCAGCCCTTATCCGCCACATACTTAAGACCAATATAGACCTTGCAAGGCTCTAA
- a CDS encoding type II toxin-antitoxin system HicA family toxin: MMKVRDAIKLIVSDGWHLIKSKGSHKQFKHPTKKGRVTIAGHPNHDLAAGTLNSILKQAQLKER; the protein is encoded by the coding sequence ATGATGAAAGTCAGGGATGCTATCAAGCTCATTGTGTCTGATGGGTGGCATCTGATAAAGAGCAAAGGAAGCCACAAACAGTTCAAACATCCAACGAAAAAAGGTCGAGTTACCATAGCAGGACATCCTAACCATGACCTTGCAGCAGGAACCCTAAACAGCATCCTGAAACAAGCACAACTAAAAGAGAGGTGA
- a CDS encoding type II toxin-antitoxin system HicB family antitoxin, whose translation MYKFMIVLEQTGRGYSAYSPDLPGCVATGSTKEETEQNMYGAIEMHIKGLLEDDLPIPKSRTSSEYVVFKCHAQQIA comes from the coding sequence ATGTATAAATTCATGATAGTGCTGGAACAAACAGGGAGGGGGTATTCAGCGTATTCTCCAGATCTTCCGGGGTGTGTAGCCACCGGTTCCACAAAGGAGGAAACAGAACAAAACATGTACGGGGCCATTGAAATGCACATTAAAGGATTGTTAGAAGACGATCTTCCGATTCCCAAATCAAGAACGTCCTCCGAATATGTTGTCTTTAAATGCCACGCCCAACAAATCGCATAA